In Synechococcus sp. KORDI-52, one genomic interval encodes:
- a CDS encoding 2-isopropylmalate synthase: MAKDPGRVLIFDTTLRDGEQSPGASLNLEEKLAIAQQLARLGVDVIEAGFPFASPGDFAAVQRIAQQVGGENGPTICGLARASRADIKACADAVAPAPRRRIHTFIATSDIHLEHKLRKSRADVLGIVPEMVSYARSLVDDVEFSCEDAGRSDPEFLYEVIEAAIAAGATTINIPDTVGYTTPSEFGALIAGINQHVPNIGDAVISVHGHNDLGLAVANFLEAAKNGARQLECTINGIGERAGNASLEELVMALHVRRRYYNPFFGREEDSPTPLTAVRTEEITKTSRLVSNLTGMVVQPNKAIVGANAFAHESGIHQDGVLKNRLTYEIIDAQTVGLSDNRISLGKLSGRSAVRARLEELGYDLTREDLDEAFARFKELADRKREITDRDLEAIVSEQVQQPEARFQLKLVQVSCGSSLRPTATVTLLDEEGSETTGSAVGTGPVDAVCRALNELAGVPNELIEFSVKSVTEGIDAMGDVTIRLRRNGALYSGHAADTDVVVAAAMAFVNALNRLVAGEERQSLHPQKDPVVLEARPTL, encoded by the coding sequence ATGGCCAAGGACCCTGGTCGCGTCCTGATTTTTGACACCACCCTGCGGGATGGGGAGCAGTCGCCTGGGGCGAGCCTCAATCTGGAGGAGAAGCTGGCCATCGCTCAGCAGCTGGCGCGCCTGGGTGTGGATGTGATCGAGGCGGGATTCCCCTTCGCCAGCCCTGGTGATTTCGCCGCTGTGCAGCGGATCGCCCAGCAGGTGGGTGGTGAGAATGGTCCGACCATCTGCGGCCTTGCCCGTGCTTCGCGGGCCGACATCAAGGCCTGTGCCGACGCTGTCGCACCAGCGCCGCGTCGCCGCATTCACACCTTCATCGCCACCAGCGACATCCACCTCGAGCACAAGCTGCGCAAGAGCCGTGCTGATGTTCTCGGCATCGTTCCCGAGATGGTGAGCTACGCCCGCTCGCTGGTGGACGATGTTGAGTTCTCCTGTGAAGACGCTGGCCGCAGCGATCCGGAGTTCCTCTACGAGGTGATTGAGGCGGCGATTGCCGCTGGCGCCACCACGATCAACATTCCCGACACCGTTGGATACACCACCCCGTCGGAGTTCGGTGCATTGATCGCGGGCATCAATCAGCACGTGCCCAACATTGGCGATGCCGTGATCTCGGTGCACGGCCACAACGATCTCGGCCTGGCCGTGGCCAATTTCCTCGAGGCGGCCAAAAACGGCGCCCGTCAGCTCGAATGCACGATCAATGGCATCGGCGAACGGGCCGGCAATGCCTCCCTCGAGGAGTTGGTGATGGCGCTGCATGTGCGGCGGCGCTACTACAACCCCTTCTTCGGGCGGGAGGAGGACAGCCCCACGCCGCTCACCGCCGTGCGCACCGAAGAGATCACCAAGACCTCAAGACTGGTGTCCAACCTCACCGGCATGGTCGTGCAGCCCAACAAGGCCATCGTTGGTGCCAATGCCTTCGCCCATGAATCCGGTATCCACCAGGACGGCGTCCTCAAGAACAGGCTCACCTACGAAATCATCGACGCCCAGACGGTGGGCTTGTCCGACAACCGCATCTCCCTCGGCAAGCTGAGCGGCCGCAGTGCCGTTCGCGCCCGCCTTGAAGAGCTGGGCTACGACCTCACCCGTGAGGATCTCGATGAGGCCTTCGCCCGCTTCAAGGAACTCGCTGATCGCAAGCGCGAGATCACCGACCGTGATCTGGAGGCGATCGTCAGCGAACAGGTGCAGCAGCCGGAAGCTCGCTTTCAGCTCAAGCTGGTGCAGGTCAGCTGCGGCAGCAGCCTGCGCCCCACCGCCACCGTCACGCTCCTGGATGAAGAGGGCAGTGAGACCACAGGCTCGGCGGTTGGCACCGGTCCGGTGGATGCCGTCTGCCGTGCCTTGAATGAACTGGCGGGTGTGCCCAATGAGTTGATCGAGTTCTCGGTCAAGTCGGTCACCGAGGGCATCGATGCCATGGGTGATGTGACCATTCGCCTGCGCCGCAACGGTGCGCTCTATTCCGGCCACGCTGCCGACACCGATGTCGTGGTGGCGGCGGCGATGGCCTTCGTCAATGCCCTCAATCGCCTGGTGGCCGGTGAGGAGCGTCAGTCGTTGCATCCGCAGAAGGATCCTGTTGTCCTGGAGGCCCGACCAACGCTCTAG
- a CDS encoding carbohydrate ABC transporter permease: MRTSIARAVQLVLLILLALLVLTPLLWLVSTSLKGPAEDIFSSPPALLPADPSLDAYIRLFQDNPLTTYLFNSTVVSGLAVLANLLFCSLAAYPLARLRFPGRGLVLGLVVATILIPFQVVMIPLYLLMVQLGLRNTLLALVIPQAATAFGLYLLRQSFLGVPKELEEAARIDGCSRLGEWWNVMIPAAKADLITLAMFVFIGTWSDFLWPLVILDDPALYTLPLGLQQLSSSFSLDWRIVAAGSVVSILPVLLLFVLLQRFILPNASGDAVKG; this comes from the coding sequence ATGCGCACGTCCATTGCCCGGGCTGTTCAGCTTGTGCTGCTGATTCTTCTGGCGTTGCTGGTGCTCACCCCGCTGCTCTGGCTGGTGAGCACGTCGCTCAAGGGCCCGGCTGAAGACATCTTCAGCAGTCCTCCGGCGTTGTTGCCTGCAGACCCCAGCTTGGATGCCTACATCCGTCTCTTTCAAGACAATCCCCTCACCACCTATCTGTTCAACAGCACCGTTGTGAGTGGCTTGGCGGTGCTGGCCAACCTGCTGTTCTGCTCCCTAGCCGCCTATCCACTGGCCAGACTTCGCTTCCCTGGCCGAGGCCTGGTGCTGGGCCTTGTGGTTGCCACGATTCTGATTCCTTTTCAGGTGGTGATGATTCCGCTGTACCTGCTGATGGTGCAGTTGGGCTTGCGCAACACCTTGCTGGCCTTGGTGATCCCCCAGGCGGCCACCGCCTTTGGTCTCTATTTGCTGCGCCAAAGTTTTCTTGGTGTTCCCAAGGAGCTGGAGGAGGCGGCACGGATCGATGGCTGCAGTCGTCTGGGGGAGTGGTGGAACGTGATGATCCCCGCCGCTAAAGCCGATCTGATCACCCTGGCGATGTTCGTGTTCATCGGCACCTGGAGTGATTTCCTCTGGCCGCTGGTGATCCTTGACGACCCAGCGCTCTACACGCTCCCCCTCGGTCTGCAGCAGCTGTCCAGCAGCTTTTCGCTGGATTGGCGGATCGTTGCCGCCGGATCGGTGGTCTCAATCCTGCCGGTGTTGCTCTTGTTCGTGCTGTTGCAGCGCTTCATCCTGCCCAATGCCAGCGGCGATGCTGTGAAGGGATGA
- a CDS encoding Nif11-like leader peptide family natural product precursor yields MSLEDLDRFLTLRDSDPDLAKALAQPMDLERFLALAADHGYGLSEADVVAAQQREHHARTAAQLQQDQAVESRRLRNFIHG; encoded by the coding sequence ATGTCTCTCGAGGATCTGGATCGGTTTTTAACGCTTCGGGACAGTGATCCTGATCTGGCCAAGGCCCTCGCGCAGCCCATGGATCTTGAGCGGTTTCTCGCTCTCGCGGCCGATCACGGTTATGGGTTGAGCGAGGCGGATGTTGTTGCAGCCCAACAGCGTGAACACCACGCAAGAACGGCAGCTCAGCTTCAGCAGGATCAGGCTGTGGAATCACGGCGCCTCCGCAATTTCATCCACGGCTGA
- a CDS encoding MTH1187 family thiamine-binding protein has translation MWVSVDLCVVPIGVGVSLSPYIAACERVIAATGLMHQLGPNGTAIEGPWDEVMDCVRACHAELHGMGAPRLYTTLKLNTRTDRQQSFSEKVASVEQQLAGPLPKG, from the coding sequence ATGTGGGTCAGCGTTGACCTCTGCGTTGTGCCGATCGGCGTTGGCGTGAGCCTTTCCCCCTACATCGCCGCCTGTGAGCGGGTCATCGCTGCCACGGGCCTGATGCATCAGCTGGGTCCCAATGGCACGGCGATCGAAGGCCCTTGGGATGAGGTCATGGACTGTGTGCGTGCTTGTCATGCCGAGTTGCATGGCATGGGCGCCCCGCGTCTTTACACAACGCTCAAGCTCAACACCCGCACCGATCGGCAGCAGTCGTTCTCTGAAAAGGTCGCCTCCGTTGAGCAGCAGTTGGCTGGGCCGTTGCCGAAGGGCTGA
- a CDS encoding RluA family pseudouridine synthase — protein MVVDKPAGLLTQPGLGPDQQDSVITRLQCQEQGLRLVHRLDRDTSGVLLLARRADALRRLSSLFAARRVNKLYQADVEGGLEGRGCIASPLARLSRQPPRYGSHPDGRLALTIWRVRAACSNSTRLWLRPLTGRSHQLRAHLAELGHPIVGDPIYGDAGRARRMHLHARALSFRHPFTKQRVRLIAPDARFDTAC, from the coding sequence ATGGTGGTCGATAAGCCCGCCGGCCTGTTGACGCAACCGGGGCTGGGGCCGGATCAACAGGATTCCGTGATCACCCGATTGCAGTGCCAGGAGCAGGGTTTGCGACTGGTCCACCGCCTGGATCGCGACACCTCGGGAGTGCTTCTGCTGGCCCGACGTGCCGACGCTCTGCGGCGTCTGAGCTCTCTGTTTGCCGCACGTCGGGTCAACAAGCTCTACCAAGCCGATGTGGAGGGGGGGCTCGAGGGACGCGGCTGCATCGCCAGCCCCCTGGCGCGCCTCTCGCGCCAACCGCCCCGCTACGGCAGTCACCCCGATGGACGTCTGGCGCTCACCATCTGGAGGGTCCGCGCTGCTTGTTCGAACAGCACGCGGCTCTGGCTGCGTCCGCTCACGGGCCGCTCCCATCAGCTCCGGGCTCATCTGGCCGAACTGGGCCACCCCATCGTTGGTGATCCCATCTATGGAGATGCCGGTCGCGCCCGCCGAATGCACCTGCATGCTCGGGCCCTCAGCTTTCGCCATCCCTTCACAAAGCAACGCGTCCGTTTGATCGCGCCGGATGCTCGTTTTGATACAGCGTGTTGA
- a CDS encoding HDIG domain-containing metalloprotein, producing MVGVPRRISLWRNWLRLEGPGARLLRWTRLQSLLVLLLCLAVAAASSLPWLIKPELQPGSLAPFDAIAPKDVLVQDSTALEQQRASLVARSVVQVIDQEQNQQLKQRLNQQLLQLQEVTDTGSGARIGPVNLSEQEETWLEQRSEQEHLAWDAAVRSTADRMLSQGLVSNLAVEQLRRAADLQLNAVGLKPPAAHSLAGKVLTSALRGSSNLRTDPNLSKQLIEEQLTKQAIPTIQVRKGDLITRKGEPISPQAYDVLDYFGRVRREPQPLIWFQRFVEAAAACAVMLLVMRRERPGLEVRHALLAVGLLLLVQVAKLWFKGAVSPLAVLVAPTLVLAEGLGTGCGMVWMGVAALLWPEPVQGLGDGRLLVAATVAAAGALIAGRQRSRGQLLQLTVLLPIGALVGQWLLLQLQPFTGLRLWGSLNPSLDELATDTLLLGVLLMLSLLLIPVLEGSFGLLTRARLLELADQERPLLRRLSCEAPGTFEHTLMICGLAEEGARAIGADVDLIRTGSLYHDVGKLHAPDWFIENQKDGPNPHDALDDPQASAAVLQAHVDEGLKLARRHRLPRPIADFIPEHQGTLKMGFFLHKARERGEEVEERRFRYRGPEPRSKETAILMLADGCEAALRSLPPDTSDVQAVDTVRRIVEARQRDGQLRKSSLNRSEVELVIRAFVQVWRRMRHRRIPYPIPARR from the coding sequence ACGATTGCTGCGATGGACGCGGCTGCAATCTCTGCTCGTTCTGCTGTTGTGCCTTGCCGTGGCAGCAGCTTCAAGCCTGCCCTGGCTGATCAAACCGGAACTCCAACCGGGATCACTGGCCCCGTTTGATGCCATCGCTCCAAAGGATGTGCTGGTTCAAGACAGCACCGCGCTCGAGCAGCAGCGTGCCTCTCTTGTGGCGCGATCGGTGGTGCAGGTCATCGATCAGGAGCAAAACCAACAGCTCAAACAACGTCTCAATCAGCAGCTTCTCCAGCTGCAGGAGGTCACCGATACCGGGTCAGGGGCCCGGATCGGGCCGGTCAACCTGTCTGAACAGGAGGAGACATGGCTTGAACAGCGGAGTGAACAGGAGCATCTCGCCTGGGACGCCGCGGTGCGAAGCACCGCTGATCGCATGCTCAGCCAAGGCCTGGTGAGCAACCTGGCCGTTGAGCAACTGCGCCGGGCTGCCGACCTGCAACTGAACGCCGTCGGGCTGAAGCCGCCAGCAGCGCACTCCCTGGCCGGCAAGGTGCTCACCAGCGCCCTGCGCGGAAGCAGCAACCTACGCACCGACCCGAACCTCAGCAAACAGCTGATCGAGGAACAGCTCACCAAACAGGCCATCCCCACCATCCAGGTCCGCAAAGGGGATCTGATCACCCGCAAAGGCGAACCGATCAGTCCCCAGGCCTATGACGTGCTGGATTATTTCGGCCGCGTGCGGCGCGAACCCCAACCACTGATCTGGTTCCAACGGTTTGTTGAAGCGGCTGCAGCCTGCGCGGTGATGCTGTTGGTGATGCGGCGGGAACGGCCGGGTCTGGAGGTGCGCCACGCCCTGCTGGCGGTGGGACTGCTGCTGCTGGTGCAAGTGGCAAAGCTGTGGTTCAAAGGAGCCGTGAGCCCTTTGGCCGTACTGGTGGCACCGACCCTGGTGCTGGCTGAGGGGTTGGGCACCGGCTGCGGCATGGTTTGGATGGGGGTTGCCGCTCTGCTCTGGCCCGAACCTGTGCAGGGGCTGGGAGATGGTCGCCTTCTGGTGGCGGCAACCGTGGCCGCCGCTGGAGCCCTGATCGCAGGCCGTCAACGCAGCCGCGGACAGCTCCTGCAACTCACTGTGTTGCTTCCGATCGGCGCCCTCGTGGGCCAGTGGCTGCTGCTGCAACTGCAACCTTTCACCGGCTTGCGTCTCTGGGGAAGTCTGAATCCCAGCCTGGATGAACTAGCCACCGACACCTTGCTGCTCGGGGTTCTGCTGATGCTCAGCCTGCTGCTGATCCCGGTTCTGGAAGGCTCCTTCGGTCTGCTCACCCGGGCGCGGCTGCTGGAACTCGCCGATCAGGAACGCCCCCTGCTGCGACGCCTCTCATGCGAAGCCCCAGGCACCTTTGAACACACCCTGATGATCTGCGGCCTGGCGGAAGAGGGAGCGCGCGCCATCGGTGCAGATGTGGATCTGATCCGGACCGGCTCGCTATATCACGACGTCGGCAAGCTGCACGCACCGGACTGGTTCATTGAAAACCAGAAGGATGGCCCAAATCCCCACGATGCCCTGGACGACCCCCAGGCAAGCGCAGCGGTTCTTCAAGCCCACGTGGATGAAGGGCTGAAGCTGGCGCGGCGCCACCGATTGCCGCGGCCCATCGCCGATTTCATACCCGAGCACCAGGGCACCTTGAAGATGGGCTTTTTCCTCCACAAGGCTCGGGAACGCGGCGAAGAGGTGGAGGAGCGCCGCTTCCGTTACAGGGGCCCGGAACCCCGTTCCAAGGAAACAGCGATCTTGATGCTGGCCGACGGATGCGAGGCAGCGCTGCGATCCCTCCCTCCCGACACCTCCGATGTGCAGGCGGTCGACACGGTGCGGCGGATCGTGGAAGCGCGGCAGCGGGATGGACAACTGCGCAAAAGCAGCCTTAACCGCAGCGAAGTGGAACTTGTGATCCGTGCCTTCGTGCAGGTATGGCGACGGATGCGCCACCGGCGCATCCCTTATCCGATCCCGGCCCGACGCTGA